The following proteins are co-located in the Desulfoscipio sp. XC116 genome:
- a CDS encoding PIN domain-containing protein has protein sequence MQNERITVFLDTNIFLKASYNFQNGKLATIRRYCDEGFIDLVVSSVVCREVETHIKKDLEECYGKIKHLLSERRLVALRSEPDFSRFLAFLSTETMVEKVLSQFSDFLEDTHCTIIGTGAVQVENVLSDLFAMRPPFETKKQDEFKDSIILYSLRDYQRALSIPIWAVSDDTGFRKALEGDINFLLFTSTEDMLNKVNAKVKADQYIKIKEYINEQNGMRYIVNRLEEVLFDAAVSPDIDLFDDAQVIAVDSIKYRLDTIDEIDNEMAVVSMEAECNINISYTFFDEENSVYDTIDHEYAYQHIGEVNEEHLVRFPFCILLSLFDDTIDIDKIDVEDGRLLLSLDEETLIKSERVDDISFNGPDEEWIGYMTCPTCGCQITFKNDGGNVFCSKCVQD, from the coding sequence CTGGCCACTATAAGACGTTATTGCGATGAAGGATTCATTGATCTAGTTGTCAGTTCGGTTGTTTGCAGGGAAGTTGAGACCCATATAAAGAAAGACCTAGAAGAATGCTACGGAAAAATCAAGCACTTGCTGTCAGAACGGCGACTTGTTGCTTTAAGAAGTGAGCCTGATTTTTCCCGTTTTTTGGCCTTTTTATCCACTGAAACGATGGTTGAAAAGGTACTTAGTCAGTTCTCTGATTTTTTAGAGGACACGCACTGCACGATAATTGGCACTGGTGCTGTTCAAGTTGAAAACGTACTATCTGATTTGTTTGCCATGCGTCCACCATTTGAAACAAAAAAACAGGATGAATTTAAGGATTCAATTATTCTTTATTCGCTACGCGATTACCAGCGAGCCTTATCAATACCGATATGGGCGGTTAGTGATGACACAGGCTTTCGCAAGGCATTAGAAGGAGATATTAATTTTCTACTTTTTACTTCAACAGAGGATATGCTAAACAAAGTGAATGCAAAGGTTAAGGCTGATCAGTATATTAAAATAAAAGAATATATCAATGAGCAAAACGGAATGCGATATATTGTGAATCGGCTGGAAGAAGTCTTATTTGATGCGGCTGTTTCACCAGATATAGACTTATTTGATGATGCGCAGGTTATTGCCGTCGATTCAATAAAATACAGATTGGATACTATTGACGAAATTGACAATGAAATGGCAGTTGTTTCGATGGAGGCTGAATGTAATATCAATATTAGTTACACTTTTTTTGATGAGGAAAATTCCGTCTATGATACCATAGATCATGAATATGCCTATCAGCATATTGGGGAAGTCAACGAGGAGCATTTGGTGCGTTTTCCTTTTTGCATTTTATTGAGCCTATTCGACGATACAATAGATATAGATAAGATTGATGTAGAAGATGGGAGGCTTCTCCTATCGCTTGACGAGGAGACATTGATTAAAAGCGAACGGGTTGACGATATCTCCTTTAATGGTCCCGACGAAGAATGGATAGGTTATATGACATGCCCAACTTGTGGATGTCAAATCACGTTTAAAAATGACGGTGGAAATGTTTTTTGTAGTAAATGTGTGCAGGATTAG